The DNA window GCGCCCGCCAGGATGCCGACGCGGGCGGCCAGGCGCAGCACGTTGCGCACGGCGTCGTCCACGACGGACTCGGGGACCTCGCCGGCGCGGACGGCCTCGGCGAGGGCGGGTCCGTAGACGGACCGCGGCCCGGGCATGGCCACGTCCAGGCCGCCCTCGATGTCCCCGGTGGTGGAGCGGGCCGCCATCCAGTCCGAGACGTTGCAGCCGTCGAAGCCCCACTCGCCGCGCAGGACCTCGTTGACCAGGTACCGGTGCTCGGTCATCGTCGTGCCGTTGACCTGGTTGTAGGCGGTCATGACGCCCCAGGGGCGGGCTTGGGCCACGATCGCCTCGAAGGGGGCCAGGTACAGCTCGCGCAGCGGGCGCGCGGCGATGACGCTGTCGACGGTGAACCGGTCGGTCTCCGCGTCGTTGCCGACGAAGTGCTTGACCGTGGTGCCGACCCCGCCGTCCTGGACGCCGTTCACGTACCCGGCTCCCACGGCGCCGGTCAGGTACGGGTCCTCGGAGTAGCACTCGAAGTGGCGGCCGCCGAGCGGGGAGCGGTGCAGGTTGACGGTGGGGGCGAGCAGGACGTGGACGCCCTTGCGGCGGGCCTCCTGAGCCAGGAGCCGGCCGGCCCGGCGGGCGAGCCCGGGGTCCCAGGCGGCGGCGAGCGCGGTCGGGGAGGGCAGCGCGATGGACGGGTCGTCGGCGGTCCAGCGCACGCCGCGTACCCCGATGGGGCCGTCGGACATGACCAGGGATTCCAGCCCGATCTCGGGGACGGCGGGCAGGGACCACATGTCCTGGCCGGCCAGCAGGCGGGTTTTGGTGTCGAGGTCCAGCTTGCCGAGCGCCTCTTCTACGACGCTGTTGCGGACCTGATCGGCATCGGGCACGGCCGTGCCTCCCTCGTTGAGTGCGGTGCGAGCGCGGTGCGGTGCCCCCATCGTGGACCTGTTACCTGTAGAGCGGTAGGTCTCGTAATCTTTTCGTGATATCCCAATGTCGTACGGTGCTGCCGACGGGCGCGAGCGGAAAAGGGGTGCCGGGGCGATGGCCAGGGCGAGGAGCGAGGAACGGCGCGAGGACATCGTGCGCGCGGCGGTAGAGGTCATCGCGGAGCGCGGCTACCGGGGCGCTTCCCTGGGCGCGGTCGCCGAGCGCGTCGGCCTGACCCAGCAGGGGCTGCTGCACTACTTCCCGACCAAGGAGGCCCTGCTGGTCGCGGTGCTGCGGGAGCGCGACCGGTGGGACACGGGCGGCGGCTCGCGCGCCTCGGCGGAAACCTGGCGCCTGGACCTGCTCGCCTCGCTGGTGGAGTACAACGCCATGCGCCCGGGGATCGTGCAGACCTTCTCGGCGCTGCTGGGCGAGAGCGTGACCGACGGGCACCCGGCCCGGGAGTTCTTCACCGAGCGCTACGCGCAGGTCCGCGGCGAGATGGCGGCGGTGCTGCGCGCCGAGTTCGGCGAGCGCCTCCCCTCGGGCCTCACGCCGGAAGAGGCGGCGCCGCTGCTGACGGCGGTCATGGACGGCCTCCAGTACCAGTGGCTCCTCGCCCCCGAATCGGTGGACATG is part of the Streptomyces subrutilus genome and encodes:
- a CDS encoding TetR/AcrR family transcriptional regulator, whose translation is MARARSEERREDIVRAAVEVIAERGYRGASLGAVAERVGLTQQGLLHYFPTKEALLVAVLRERDRWDTGGGSRASAETWRLDLLASLVEYNAMRPGIVQTFSALLGESVTDGHPAREFFTERYAQVRGEMAAVLRAEFGERLPSGLTPEEAAPLLTAVMDGLQYQWLLAPESVDMPAAFRSFLALLRGQEEH